The genomic window TTCCGGATGTGGGACAAGGGGCTGGACCTTCACCTCGTCCAGCCCAGCCATGAGCCTCCCACCTCCCGTCACTCCGCCCTCCCAGCTCGCCGCCGCCCTGAGAGACCGAGGCTATGCCGTCCTCGGTCGCGAGGGCTTCCGCGAGCTGGTGGGCACCCGGCCCGAGGAGCTCGACGCCCTGAGCCCGACCTGGGATGACCTGCCGCCAGACACCTATCTGCGCGACGGAGGCCACTATCGCTCTCGGCGGCACTCGTGCTTCGTCGTGGATGGCGAGCACGTCCGCCCGGTGCCGCACCGGGCGCACTGGCAGCCGGTCGAGTACAACGCGCTGCACGGCGGACTGGAGCGCTGGTTCGAGCCCATCCGGCCGGACGTGGTCGCTCAGCCCGCCTGGACGCGGATGCTGTGCGCGCTCGCCGCGTCCTGCTCCTCACTGAAGGGCCGGCAGCCCTGGTACGTCGAGGCGCACCAGTTCCGCATCGACACGAAGGAAGGCATCGGCCGCCCCACCCCCGAGGGGGCGCACCGGGACGGCGTGGACTTCGTGGCCGTGGTGCTCGTCGGGCGCGAGGGCATCAAGGGCGGCGAGACGCGCGTGTTCGAGGCCAACGGGCCCCACGGCATCCGCTTCACGCTGAGCGAGCCCTGGTCCGTGCTGCTGCTCGACGACGAGCGCGTCATCCACGAGAGCACCCCCATCCAGCCGCTGGCCGAGCTGGGCCACCGGGACACGCTGGTGCTCACCTTCCGCGCGAAGGGGTTCCAGGGCCCTCCTGGCGAGGGCTCGAAGGCCGCGTCCCCGCACGGGTGAGCCGCGCCCCCGCCTCAGGGCGCTGGCTGGCGGTCGATGGCGACTCCGTTCAGGAAGACCCTGTCGACGTCGGCGGTCGCCTCGATGCGGGTGAGCGGATCGCCCCGCACCAGCAGCAGGTCGGCGCGCTGGCCCTTCGCGATCCGTCCGAACGAGCGCGCGGGGTCCATGAAGTCGGCGGGGGCGCTGGTGGCGGCCCGCAGCGCTTCGGCCGGTGGGACGCCCAGCGAGACCAGCAGCGCCAGCTCGCGGTGGATGCTCGCTCCCGGGATGACGCCGGGCGAGCCCCCATCGGTCCCGATGAACAGCGGCACTCCCGCCTCGAACAGCCGCCGCGCGTTCTGCCGGACGGTCTCCATCAGCCCTCGAGTAAGCTTTTCGAACTCTTCCCGGCTGCCAGCGCCCGGGTAGTCAAAGCCCTTCGGCGGGTTGGCAAAGCTCGCAAGGGTCTCCGGGTGCACCATCTGGCGCTCCAGCGCGGAGCCACCGTCCGCGGCGATGTCCTGCGCGCCGGTGAGGAAGTTGAGGGTCGTCACGAAGGGGATGCGAAGCTCCTTGAGCCTCGCGATCTGCTCGTCGGTGAGCAGCCCTCCTGAAGGTGGATGCGCGAACAGGTCGAGCCCGGCTTCGGCCGCGATCATCACGTCCTCCGGCGCGCCGATGTGCGCGACGCTCCGCATCTTCCGCTCCTTCACCCGCTGGATGGCGGCGGTCAGGATCTCCCCGGACAGCTTGGGCGTTCCGGGCGGGAGCGCGTCCGAGGTCAGCTTGAACAGCGGCGGCGAGAACTCCTTCGCGATGTCGTCCACGATCTGCTGGGCCTCCGCCACGGTGGCGGCGGTGCGGATGTTCCCTGTCGCGAACCGGTTCACCGGCCAGGGAAGGACCGCGCGAATCAGGTTGATGGGGAACCCCTCAGGCGCGGTGAGTCGCGGCCCGGTGAGCAGCATGTGGGGCGCCAGGTGCTTGCCGCGCGCGGCATCCTGCTGGACGTCTACTTGCTCCTCTCCTCCTTGAAGGATCAGAGCGCCCGTCACGCCCGCGTACACGTACGCCTCGGAGATGGCCTTCAGGTCGGGGAGGCCCAGATCCCACAGCGCCTCGCCGTTGGACTCGAGGTGCGCATGCGAATCCACCAGGCCCGGGAGAAGGGTCTTCCCCGTGCCATCGATGCGAACCACGTCCTGCGCGGTGAGCGTCCCCGCCGGCTCCACCGCCTCGATGCGGCCGTTGCGAACGAGCACGTCACGGGCGCCCAGCGCCTGCTCACCGTCGAAGACGTTGACGTTGGCGAACAGGTACCCCGATGGCTGGGCCGAGGGGCTCACGGACGCGACGAGCTTGGCGTGCCCGCACGCCGTGGAGAGCACCAGGAGTGCCAGGGGGACGAGCCTACGGAGAGGACGCATCACGTTGGGGACCTCGCGCGGTGCCCCGGGATGCGGCCCATGGCATATGGACCGGCCGGAGCCGGCTCAAACGTAGCGCGTCTCGAACAGCTTGCGCAGCGCGGGCTCCGAGCGGAGCAGATCCAGCGTCAGGTCCGCGTGGCCGGGCGCATAGCCGTTGCCCACCAGCATGGTGACGTCCTTGCCCACGCCCTCGGCGCCGAGCGCCGCCGCCGTGAAGCTGGTGGCCATGGAGAAGAAGATCACCGTGCCCCCGTCCTTCACGGACAGGATGGAGGCCATCTCCGTGTTGCCCACGGAGGCGCAGTTGATGACCAGATCGCACAGCGCGCCGCCCGTCGCCTGGGACACCGCCTCCATCACGTCCACCGCCTGCGTGGCGTCCACCTTCAGCGCCGTGTCGCACAGGCCGATGCCGGACAGCGCCGCCAGCGCCTTCTCGGAGATGTCGAGCGCCAGCACCTTCCCCTGCCCCTTCAAGTCGCGCCGAGCCTGCGCCAGGCACAGCGCCCCGCTCTTGCCCGCCCCCAGCACCGCCACCGTCATCCCCGGCCGCACGTAGCGCGCCACCAGCGCCGGAGCCCCACACACGTCCAGCGCCGCCAGCGCCAGCGTGTCCGGCATGTCCGACGGCAGCTTCGCGTAGATGCCCGAGGCGAACAGGATGGCATGGCCGCGGATGTCCACCCGGTCGATCTCCGGGTGCACGGCCTTGATCTCCTCGATCACCAGCGGCGTGAGCGACAGGCTCACCAGCGTGGCGATGCGGTCGCCCGGCTTGAGCGCCTCGCGGGCCGGGTGCTTCGGGCCGATCTCCTTCACCCGCCCCAGCAGCATGCCCCCAGAGCCCGTGACGGGGTTCTGCATCTTGCCGCGCTCGCGGACGATCTCCTGGATGCGCGCCGCGATGCGCGCCGGCTCACCGCCCACCTCCTCCTTGATCTGCTTGAAGGAGGCCGCGTCGATGTTGAGGCTCTCCACGTCGATGAGCAGCTCCGACTCGCGGCACGGCAGCGCCGGGTCCAGCCTGCGCGCCCGCTGCGGCAGCACGCCCTTCTCGCCGAGGACGCGAGACAGTCCGTAGGGATCGGGGATCATTCTCGTCACTCCCGCGCCATCCGCGGCACCAGGAACCCCAGCGAGCGCTCGAAGCGGTACGTCACGCCGGAGTGCGAGTCGTCGAACTCCTCGTGGCACAGCTCCACGCCGCTGGCCTTGAACTCCTCGGCCAGCATGCGCGTGCCCCAGCGCAGGTTGAACTCGTCCCGGGTGCCGCAGTCGAGGAACACCGACTTCACCTTGCGGAACGCGTCCAGGAACTTGGGCACGAAGCGCACCGGATCGTGCACCAGCCACCGGTTCCACACGTCCAGCTTCAGCCGCGCCGTCTGCTGATCGAACGGCAGCTCGATGTTCAGCGGCTCGCCCTTCTTCGGCGAGTAGGCCGCAGCCATCGCCAGCACGTTGATCACCGTGAAGTCATCCCCGCGCGGCTTCGTCTCGCGCGAGCGCCTCTTGAAGTCCTGGTACCACGCCTCCACCCCGCCCGCCTTGAGCAGCGCGCCGGCCGCCTTGGGCAGATCCGGCAGGTAGCAGTACTCGAAGTAGCAGTCCCCGGCGTGGCTGCCCAGGTGGCTGAAGAGCTCCGGGTGGTAGCGCCCCATCACCAGGGCGCCGTAGCCGCCCGAGCTGTGCCCCACCACCGCTCGCGAGGCCGCCTTCGCCACCGTCCGGTACGTGCGGTCCACGAAGCCCACCACGTCCTTGGCCACGTAGTCACGGTAGCGCCCGATGGCGTCACTGTTGATCCACTGGCTGCCGCCCAGCGACGTCCACCCGTCCGGGAAGACGCCGATGACGGGCGGGATGGCCCCGGACTCGATCATCGCGTCCAGCCGGTCCAGCGCGCTCAGGCCGAACGCGGAGACGTTCGTCCACGTGGCCCCGCTGTTGGAGAAGGCGTGCAGGAAGTACACGACGGGGTAGCGCTGCGTGCCCTCGCCATACCCGGGCGGCAGGTACACCCGGAGCTGCCGGCGGGCCACGTCGGCCAGCGGGTTGGACTCCAGCGCGGGGCTCTGCAGATCGCGCGTCTCGAGCACTCCCTTCATCGTGCTTCCCCTCCGAGACTCCCGCTCAGGAGCGGGAGCCGGGTTGCTTACCGAAGATCTTCATCACCTGCTGCAAATCTTCCCACGCCTTCTTCTTCTCATGCGGGCTGCGGAGCAGGTACGCCGGGTGGAAGGTGGGCATCAGCTTCACCCCCTGGTACTCGCGCCAGTTCCCCCTCAGGCGTGTAATGGGTGTGGAGTCCCGAAGCAATGTCTGTGCTGCAAACTTCCCCAGCGCCACGATGACCTTGGGCTGGAGCGCCAGCAGCTGCGAGCGCAGGAACGGCTCGCACGCGGAGATCTCGTCCGGCTCCGGGTTGCGGTTGCCCGGCGGCCGGCACTTCACCACGTTGCAGATGTAGACCTGGTCCCGGCTGAACCCCATGGCCTGGATCATCTTCGTCAGCAGCTCGCCGGCGGGGCCAACGAAGGGCACCCCCTGCAAGTCCTCTTGCTCCCCCGGGCCCTCCCCCACGAAGACCAGCTCCGCGCGCGGGTTGCCCACCCCGAAGACGATGTTCTTGCGGCCCGTGCACAGCTTGCAGCGGCGGCAGTCCCCCAGCTCGCGCCGGATCTGATCCAGCGTGGGGCGCTCGCCCTCCACCACGCCCGGCAGCGGCCCCGGGTACGGCGGCGCTTGCTGCGGCACGTCAATGAGCATTCCGCTGCTGGCGGACGCGGCGGGACGCGAGGACGGCTCGGCGGAGGGGGCTCGCGGAGCGGGCGGTGTGTTCGGAACGGCCGCGGGGATGGCGGACCGGGCCGTCCCCGTCATGGCGGGCGGCGCCGGAGTCGGTGCAGGTGCGACAGACGGCGCGGGAGCGGGGGCGGCAGGGCTCTCCGGCGCGGCGGGCGACTTCGCGGGCCGAGGAGGCATCATCGCTTTGAGTGAAGCGGCGCGCTCGGCGGCCTGCTTCGCCGCGTCGACGAGCAGGGCCCGGCCGCCTGTCTCCTCCTGCCACAGCAGGTGGCGGCGCAGGTCCTCTACGACTTCACCCAGTTCCTCGGCCGATTCGCGCGGGTCGCTCACGTTAGCTCGATGGGTAATGGAGGCGGTGCCTCCGGATCAATGAGCCAGCCTGCGCCCGCCCCCCGCACGCTTACCGCACGGGCGGGCACGGCGCCACGGTCAACGGCACCATCCTACAGGTAGGCTGCCCCGATTCCAACGTGCCACGTCACCTCACGCTCCCGTGGCCTGCTGCCCCGCCAGTGCGGGAGCCAGGCCCAGGAGCAGCTCCAGGATGCCCTGGGCCACCTCGCGCTTGGTGCCCTGGAGCTCCTTCGGGTCGCCGGCGCGCGTCAACACCGTCACCCGGTTGGTGTCCGTGCCGAAGCCGGCGCCCGGCACCGTCACGTCGTTGGCGACGATGGCATCCAGCCCCTTGCGCTCCAGCTTCTCCCGGGCGTGCTCCAGCACCCGCTCCGTCTCCGCGGCGAAGCCCACCAGCAGCGGCCGCTTCCGCGCCCCGGACACCTTCCGAGAG from Hyalangium gracile includes these protein-coding regions:
- a CDS encoding 2OG-Fe dioxygenase family protein — translated: MSLPPPVTPPSQLAAALRDRGYAVLGREGFRELVGTRPEELDALSPTWDDLPPDTYLRDGGHYRSRRHSCFVVDGEHVRPVPHRAHWQPVEYNALHGGLERWFEPIRPDVVAQPAWTRMLCALAASCSSLKGRQPWYVEAHQFRIDTKEGIGRPTPEGAHRDGVDFVAVVLVGREGIKGGETRVFEANGPHGIRFTLSEPWSVLLLDDERVIHESTPIQPLAELGHRDTLVLTFRAKGFQGPPGEGSKAASPHG
- a CDS encoding amidohydrolase family protein; this translates as MRPLRRLVPLALLVLSTACGHAKLVASVSPSAQPSGYLFANVNVFDGEQALGARDVLVRNGRIEAVEPAGTLTAQDVVRIDGTGKTLLPGLVDSHAHLESNGEALWDLGLPDLKAISEAYVYAGVTGALILQGGEEQVDVQQDAARGKHLAPHMLLTGPRLTAPEGFPINLIRAVLPWPVNRFATGNIRTAATVAEAQQIVDDIAKEFSPPLFKLTSDALPPGTPKLSGEILTAAIQRVKERKMRSVAHIGAPEDVMIAAEAGLDLFAHPPSGGLLTDEQIARLKELRIPFVTTLNFLTGAQDIAADGGSALERQMVHPETLASFANPPKGFDYPGAGSREEFEKLTRGLMETVRQNARRLFEAGVPLFIGTDGGSPGVIPGASIHRELALLVSLGVPPAEALRAATSAPADFMDPARSFGRIAKGQRADLLLVRGDPLTRIEATADVDRVFLNGVAIDRQPAP
- the kdd gene encoding L-erythro-3,5-diaminohexanoate dehydrogenase; the protein is MIPDPYGLSRVLGEKGVLPQRARRLDPALPCRESELLIDVESLNIDAASFKQIKEEVGGEPARIAARIQEIVRERGKMQNPVTGSGGMLLGRVKEIGPKHPAREALKPGDRIATLVSLSLTPLVIEEIKAVHPEIDRVDIRGHAILFASGIYAKLPSDMPDTLALAALDVCGAPALVARYVRPGMTVAVLGAGKSGALCLAQARRDLKGQGKVLALDISEKALAALSGIGLCDTALKVDATQAVDVMEAVSQATGGALCDLVINCASVGNTEMASILSVKDGGTVIFFSMATSFTAAALGAEGVGKDVTMLVGNGYAPGHADLTLDLLRSEPALRKLFETRYV
- a CDS encoding alpha/beta hydrolase encodes the protein MKGVLETRDLQSPALESNPLADVARRQLRVYLPPGYGEGTQRYPVVYFLHAFSNSGATWTNVSAFGLSALDRLDAMIESGAIPPVIGVFPDGWTSLGGSQWINSDAIGRYRDYVAKDVVGFVDRTYRTVAKAASRAVVGHSSGGYGALVMGRYHPELFSHLGSHAGDCYFEYCYLPDLPKAAGALLKAGGVEAWYQDFKRRSRETKPRGDDFTVINVLAMAAAYSPKKGEPLNIELPFDQQTARLKLDVWNRWLVHDPVRFVPKFLDAFRKVKSVFLDCGTRDEFNLRWGTRMLAEEFKASGVELCHEEFDDSHSGVTYRFERSLGFLVPRMARE
- a CDS encoding uracil-DNA glycosylase codes for the protein MSDPRESAEELGEVVEDLRRHLLWQEETGGRALLVDAAKQAAERAASLKAMMPPRPAKSPAAPESPAAPAPAPSVAPAPTPAPPAMTGTARSAIPAAVPNTPPAPRAPSAEPSSRPAASASSGMLIDVPQQAPPYPGPLPGVVEGERPTLDQIRRELGDCRRCKLCTGRKNIVFGVGNPRAELVFVGEGPGEQEDLQGVPFVGPAGELLTKMIQAMGFSRDQVYICNVVKCRPPGNRNPEPDEISACEPFLRSQLLALQPKVIVALGKFAAQTLLRDSTPITRLRGNWREYQGVKLMPTFHPAYLLRSPHEKKKAWEDLQQVMKIFGKQPGSRS